AGAAGCTCCCGGCGCTACGGGAGTCCGGATCGTCCTCGACCAGCAGCATCCCCTTGGAGCGGCGAATCCCCCGTACAGCCTCGTAGACCTCGAGCGGCGCAGGCCGGGCATCGCCGAAGTGCTGCTTCAGATCGGCATAGGTCAAATTGGGCCGCCCCTCCGGGCTAAGTCGAAACCGAACCGCCGTGACGATATAGCGATTGCGGTGCGTGCTATTGAAGAGGCTCTGGCGGTAGGCAAATCGACATTCGGAGTTGGCAAAGGAAACCGTCGCAAGCGTCTCGAGATCCAAAGCGGTCACCCGGGCGATCGTCTGGGCGACCTCCTGCCCATAAGCCCCGACGTTCTGCACCGGCGTCCCCCCGGCCAGCCCGGGAATCCCCGCGAGGCACTCGACGCCGCTATATCCCAGTTCGCAGGCCCCACGCACAAAGGAGTCCCACTCGGTTCCGGCGGCGACCTCATGCAACTCCCCGTCCACCACCGTATCGCCAGCAAGGCCAAGGTGAATCACCAGGCCGGGATACCCCTCATCCGCGACCAGCAGATTGGAGCCGCCGCCAAGCAAAAAGCTGGGTAGCCCCTCGGCGCGAGCAAAGCCGAGGGCTTCGATTAACTCCGCATAAGTTGTGACGCGCGTGTAAAAACGGGCCGGGCCGCCGATGCGAAGCGTGGTGTAGGGAGCAAGGGAGACGTTGCGTTCAAGGTGCACGGCTCAAGAGTACGGCAGCGACGGCCCAAAGTGATACCCACCTGCACCACAATGAAACAGTACTCGAAAGAGTACCGCCAGGACGAAGCCACTTCACCATCCCGGCCCTTTTCCGTCTACCATAGGGGAGAATGTCAAGCATGGCTCACTTCCTCCCCGCCCGCTACCTTCGCAGAACGATTCTGCTTGCGCTCGTGTGCACCTTCGTCCTGCACTCCCCGCTGTCGGCGCAGGACGGCTTCAAGACCGAGACCCAGAGCGGCAACGCCGAGCGCATACGGGTTGCGGTCGCCAACTTCAAGCCCGGCTCTGCCGACCCGGCCAATGGGTCACTGAAGCAGACCTTCGACACCACGCTCTTCGCCGACCTGACCAACGCGGGCATCTTCGATATCGTCTCGAAGTCCCTGGCCCCGAATGTGACGCCGGGTTCGCCGAACGAGATGAGCCTGGGCCAGTGGGGCGCGCCGCCCTCGGCCGCGGCCATGGTGGCCTTCGGCGCTCTGGGCGTCAACGGCGGCAGGCTGGCAGTCAACGGCTACCTCTTCGACGTGAAGAACACGCAGTTCCCGCAGGTGCTGGCCAAGCAGTACGCCGAGGATGCTACCGAGGACAACGCCCGCCAGATCGCCCATCGCTTCGCCGACGAGATCATCTTCCGGCTGGGCGGCGGCGTCCCCGGCATCGCCGAGACGAAGATCTACTATGTCCACGGAGCGGTCGGCGACAAAGAGATCTGGGAGATGGACTACGACGGAGCGAACCAGCACGCCATCACTCACCTGGGCACCATCTCCATCTCGCCCCGCGTCTCTCCGGACAACTCCCGCCTGGCCTTCTCTTCCCTCTCTAAGTACGGCTTCCAGATCAAGATGTACTCGCTGCTGCTGGGTCGCATGGTCAACTTTCCCTCGGCGGACGGCACCAACGTCTCTCCGGCCTGGGCTCCGAACGGTAAGGAGCTGGCCTTCTCCTCCTCGCGCACGGGAGACCCGGAGATTTGGATCTCGGACGTAAACGGCGCGCTGGGACGGCGAGTGACCAGTTTCAAAGGTCCGGATGCCTCCCCGGTCTACAACCCGCGCACCGGCTCGCAGATCGCCTGGATCAGTGGTCGAACGGGCCTGCCTCAGCTTTACGTGATGGATACGGACGGCTCGGCCATCCAGCGCATGACCGACGGCGGATACGTATCGTCGCCCTCCTGGTCGCCCAACGGCCAGTTCCTCGCCTTCGCCTGGAATCGGAAGTACGGCCCGGGCGCACCGGGCGGGCAGGATATCTACGTCATGGAGATCGCCACCAAGCGCTGGATTCAGTTGACGCACGACAGCGGCGAGTGCGATTTCCCGTCGTGGTCGCCGGATGGACGGCACATCGTTTTCTCAAACGACCATAAGATCTGGACTATGCTGGCCGATGGGACAGAGCGGCACGCACTAACGGGCCCCGGGGCGGACATGCCAAACTGGAGTTGGAAGTAGCTGTAAGCAAAACAAGCATCCTATAACTGACACCCTGCGATCGGCGCAACGGTTCGCAGTGACCTGAACAATTTTGAGGCGCGACTTTCGCGCAGGAGTACAACGATGAATATGACGCATCCCAGCCTTCGCAAGGCATTTCTTCTCGCCACCACAGCCGCTGCCCTAACGCTCGCGACCGGCTGCCACAAGAAGGCCAGCGGCATCGACCCGAACAGCCTGGGACCGGCTCCCGCAGCCTCCGCGCCCGCGCCGACCGCTACCCTGACCGCCGATCCCTCAGCCATCGACCTCGGCGGCTCCGTGGTGCTGAACTGGCGGACCACCAATGCCAGCGCCGTGACCATTGAGGGCATCGGCCCGGTGAACGTGAACGGCACCCAGACCGTCTCGCCGTCGAACTCGACCAACTTCCACCTGATCGCCAAGGGCGACGGCGGCACCACCGAGGCCAACGTCCGCGTGACCGTGCGGGTTCCCGTAGCGCCGGTGGCTTCGACCACTGCTGGAGCCGGTGACATGGGTTCGGATGCCGCCTTCCACGCCGCCGTGCAGGACGTCTTCTTCGACTACGACAGCTACGATCTGCGTCCGGATGCCCAGACCAACGCCGCCCAGGCCTCGGCCTACCTGGTGGCTCATCCGAACATCAAGATCATCATCGGCGGCTACTGCGACTCGCGCGGCTCGGCCGAGTACAACCTGGCCCTCGGCGAGAACCGCGCCAACGCGGCCAAGACCGCCCTGGTCAACGCAGGCGTGGCTCCGGGCCGCATCCGCGTGGTCAGCTACGGCAAAGAGAAGCAGTTCTGCACCGAAGAGAACGAGAGCTGCTGGCAGGAGAATCGTCGGGCTCAGTTCTCGCTCGACCGCTAATCAACTCGTTCACTGGACAGGCGCGGCGGCTTCATTCCCGCCGCGCCTATCCGCTTAGCAATGCATTTGATGGAGCAACCTGGGATTGTCCGTTTACCTCCCCAGTGCGCCCCGGAAAGCAGATCGCATGAATCGCGCACTTCGTCTCTCCTCAGCCCTCGTGCTTACCTCGGCCCTGATTCTGGCGCCGAAGCCGGCCTTCGCGGTCAACAAGGATATGATCCAGCTACAGACTCAGGTGCAGCAGCTACAGGATGCCGTGGCTCGCCTGCAACAGTCGAACGACGAGCGCATGGGCGTGCTGAAGGACCTGGTGCAGCAGTCCGCCGACTCGGTCAACCGCATGGGCCTCTCGGTAGACACGTTGCAGAAGCAACTGGCAGCCCGGGAGGGCGCGGACGGCACCAAGATCGACCAGGTCTCCGGACAGATCCAGTCGCTCAACGACTCGCTCGATGAGCTGAAGGCCCGGATGGTCCGGCTTGAGAAGATCATGCAGGATGTGCAGAGCCAGCAGCAGTCGATGAACGCCCCTCAGCCCATCGGCGGCGGCCCCGCTGCGGCTCCGGCTTCGGCACCTCCAGCGGCCATCGACGCTCCCGCGCCTGACGCCACGCGCACCCCTGCCCCCGTGGTCCGCGCGCTCCCCCCTTCGGCCCCCACCAGCGATGCGCCACCGGTAGAGGATCTCTACAAGGCTGCTCTGGGGGACTACATGTCGGCGAAGTACGCCCTCGCCACGTCGGAGTTCGGGGACCTCATCAAGGCCTACCCAGACAACACGCTGTCGGGAAACGCGTGGTACTACCTGGGCGAGATGGAGTATCGCGCGGGGCGGTACGCGGTCGCGGCAAAAAACTACGACCACGTCATTGAGCAGTTCCCCGATAACAACAAGGTTCCGGCGGCTCACCTGCACAAGAGCTCGGCGCTGATGCAGTTGAAGCAGAACGACGCGGGCATCCGGGAGATGCGGACGCTGATCCAGCGCTTCCCCAACTCGCCCGAGGCCATGCAGGCCCGTTCCCGCCTGAACGGCATGGGTGTCCCCATCCGCCCCCGAGCATGATCCCGTCTTAGACGCCGCATCATCCGAACGCCCCATTCATCGCGATGAATGGGGCGTTCTCTTTTCACGAAGACCGAAAAACCAACGTCAGAAATCCTAGTTGTGCAGAGCCGCCATAAGCTGCTCGATCCGCGTCCGCTCACTCCCCGTCGGCCCAAGCAGCGGCAGGCGCGGCAACCCGCCGAAGTAGGCGTTCAGATCGCAGCCAAACTTGATCGCCGCAATACCTTCCGTCCCCTCCATCACGGCAGCCACGGCGCGGAGTCGCTCCTGCTTCTCCGCCGAGAGCGGCAGATCGTCGTCCTTCCACGCCTGAAAGACCTCGTAGCAAGCCTGTGGAGCGCAGGCTCCGAAGCGCGGCACAGCCCCCACTGCTCCGCTCGTAAGCGCATCCAGCATCCCCGCCGTCGAGCCGCCGAGAATCTGGAAGCCAACCCGCTTGGTACGGGTCTTCAGCGCCGGAGCGGCTGGAGCAGCCACCACAGCCGTCCCTCCGCCAAGGCTTTCAGCCGAGACGAAGCTGCCGCCCGTCGTCTGCGGCTTCAACATGCGCCCGGTAGCGGCGGCAAATACCGTGGTGACCGTAACCTCGCGGCTGACCTCACGGGTAGCCTCAACCATCGCGGCCAGCCGATCCCCCACGGCAGCATGGTCGATGACACCGAGAATCGCGGGATGACCAGCCAGTTCGGCGATCATCTCGACAGTGAGTTCCCTGCCTGCCTCGCTCAGCATCACGACCGGCAACAGCGAGCGATCCGCAACCGCCTGAAAGTAAGTGAGGGTTTCGAGTCGGCTCAATGAAAGCGCCGGAGCCGCGACGGCGACCGCATCGTACTCCACCTCAGCCGCCACAGCAGCCAGCTCGAGCGTCGCCGATACACTATTGCGGCCCACGTTCGCCAGCATCACCTTGTGGCTGGCAGCCGCGCCAATAGCGGCCGTAAGCACACTACCCGCCTCCGCATCGGTCAGGCTGGAACCTTCGCCGCTCGTACCCAGCACCAGCAGTCCCGCGACCGGCGTCCGGGAGTAACGCTCCACATTCTGTTCGAGCTTGCGCAGATTCAGGCGGCCGTCGGGATAGAACGGCGTGGTGATAGGCAGATGGATTCCTTCAAGCAGCATGGCTTCTATTCTAAAAGGCCCGGCGGTCAATCAGTCGAACCCCGTCGAATCAGTCAGGAACCTTCCAGCCGACGCCGGTCAGGGCCAGTGCCTTCTTGGCGGTGGCGTTGCCGCTTAGAGCCTCGGCCAACTTGGGATAGACGGCCTGCACCGCGGTCCCCTTGGCCCAGATGGGGGCCTCCTGCATCTCGTACCGATAGACCACCTGCGTCTCGGTGAACCCATCGACCTGCGTGGGCGGCGTCGAGCTGACGATGGCGGTAGCCAGGCGGTGCCCATAACAGAGATGCGCCCCCACGCGCTGGCCGGTATCGGTCATGGTGTAGCGGGTCACATGGATGATCGGCTCCCGGGCCGCCGTAAGGATCTGCGCCCCCACCAGCGCATCGAGCTGCCTGATCTGGAGCGGGTCGCCGGTCTCATAAGGGAACCTGATCGAAGAGTCGAGGAGACAGTCGGGATGATCCGCAAGATAAGCGTTCAGCGCCGCCAAAAAATTCTCCGAGGAGGGCTTCTGCTTGGTGCTGCAGGCAGTGAGGAGGAGTGCGGCGGAGGCAAGAACGATCGGGGTTTTACGCATATCTTTCCTGATAGATGCCCAAACTCATCCCGGAGGCAACCTCAGCCGCGCATAAGTTGATAAACGCGGTGCCCGTTCTCCCAAACGAGCGTGCGGAATAGCTCCGGCGTTGTATTGGCCTTCAGAGTAGTGAGCGTCTCGCGGGCGACGCACTTACCCGCAAGCCGGGCAGCAGCCGGATTCCCAGCCTGGGAGATACCGGCTCCGTGGCCGTCCGCACAGGAGCAGTCGCTGCCGAAGAAGAGCTTGGTGCGATGCCGAGAGAGGAACCCGGCGGTAAAGGATGGATCACGCGTGAGGGCATTGTTGCCGGAGTTGGCGGAGAGGTCGGCGAAGAGGTTGGGGTAGTCGGAGAGCCAGCGATCGGTGATGCCGCCACGGACGATGGGCTTGCGCGGATATGCCTCCTCGTTGCGGTAGTCGGCGCTGACATTGGCCCAGAAAGCGTCGCAGTGGCCCACAAAGGTGGTCTTGGGATAAGCCTTCAAGATCTTGTCGAAGCGCTTGAAGCCGGTGTTGAAGAGGCCCTCGGTAGGGGTATGGGGGACCTCCTGGAAGTGGATGGTGATGGGGACGCCAAGCTCGGCCGCGGCGGCGTAGAGGCGGCGCATCTCGGGGCCGTCGGCCTCGACGTGGTACTTCACCTCTCCAAAACCGTGGGCTCCAGCCTGGACGGCGGCGGTGAGCAGCTTGACGGCATCGGGAGCGCTGACGTCGGTGCTGACAGAGTAGCCGTGGAAGCGCGCAGGCTCCTGCGCCATGAAACGGCGGGCGTCGTCCGCGCTCTGGAGCCGCGTGAGCAGATAGGCGGCCTGGCAGCCGGAGCCGTTCAGATGGGCGAGGTTCGCCGCGAGGGTGGGACGGGGGTGGAAGTGGCAGTCGATGACCGGCGAACCCCACTCCGGGCTCCGTTCATGGCTGGGTGTTTGAGCCCGCAGCAGCCGCATGGCCGCCACCGAGACCATCGAGCCAACGAACGCCCTTCGATTGAATCGCATCGTTCCCGCCTTTGCCTTGCGGCGTTTAAATCGCGCGGAAACTGTACCACTCCATCTGCAGGATGGGGAATCCGGGGAAAGCCGTGTCTTTAAGTTCACATCCCTCCGCATGACGCCTCCCCCCTCATTGGCCTAAACTAGCCACTGGAACTAGCAACTGGGCACCCGCCCGCAGAAGGTCTCTTCATGTCGTCCGCCTCCCCCCTCGCTCAAGACCCCACCGGCTACAACGCCGCCGTCTTCGCCGAAAGCGCCCTTAGCTCCCCCGCCGCGCTCGCTGCGGTCCTCGACCACACCCTCCTCAAGCCCGACGCCACCCGCGACCAGGTACTGGCCCTCTGCGCCGAGGCCGCCGAGCACCGCTTCGCCTGCGCCATGGTCAATCCGACATGGGTGTCGACAGCGGTCCACGCCCTCGAAGGCACCGGCGTTCCCGTCGGCGTCGTCATCGGCTTCCCCCTCGGAGCCACCCTCTCCAGCTCCAAGCGCGACGAGGCCGTCCGCGTCCTCAAGCTGGGCGCGCACGACGTGGATATGGTCCTCAACATCGGCCTGCTCAAGTCCGGAGAAGTCGCGGACTACGAGGCCGTCAAGCAGGATATCCGCGGTGTCGTCGAGCTGGCCCACGCCCAGGGAGCCATCGTCAAGGTCATCCTCGAGACCTGCCTGCTGACCTTCGAGGAGAAGCTCCGCGCCGCCGAGCTGGCCCTCTCCGCCGGGGCCGACTTCCTCAAGACCTCCACCGGCTTCTCCACCGGCGGGGCCACCGTGGACGATATCCAGCTTCTTCGCGGAGCAGCCGGCATCCGCGCCGGGGTCAAGGCTTCGGGCGGCATCCGCTCGCTGGCCGACGCCCGCGCCATGCTCTTCGCCGGAGCCACCCGTATCGGGGCCAGCGCCAGCGTCAAGATCATCGGCGAGCTATCCGGCAACTCGCCCGCCGCTCCAACCTCCAACGGCTACTAAACCGGAGTCATATCTCTTGAAAATAAGAGATATGACTCCTCCAAAGCGCACCTCCCCCTCTGCAAAACCAGGGTCAGCCGCCCTGCGCTCGGGTGACTCTTCCAATACCTCTAGCCTCAAGCCCAGCTTTCTATACCGCACCTCCCTCTCCTTCGTTACTCTGGAAGAAGCGACATCCCCTTACTCATGGCGACAACTCTAAAACCCGGCAAAAAGCAGCCGCCCGAGTCCGCACCGGAGCTGACACCGGAGCACGCCTACGAGGGCGACTACCCTCCTACGGAGAAGAAACCGGCCCTCTTCCACCCCCACGCCGCCGATCCCCACATCCGGCTCGAGCCTCTACAGCTCGACTTCCTCTTCCGCCTCGCCGACGCCCTCAACACCACGCTCGACCTCAACACCCTGATGCACCGCGTGGCCGACCTCGTCCGCGCCGTCATCGACTTCCGCATCTTCGCCATCCTGCTCATCAACGACCGCACCCACGAGCTATGGATGCGCTTCCAGACCGGCCACAGCCCTGAGGTCGAGCGCACCCGCGTCCGACTGGGCCGCGGCATCGTCGGCCAGGCCGCCGTCCAACGCCACTCCATCCTCGTCCCCGACGTCACCCTGGTCGAGAACTACATCCCGGCCAATCCCCTCGTCCGCTCCGAGCTGGCCGTCCCCCTCATCGTCAAGAACAAGGTCATCGGCGTGCTCGATATCGAGTCCGAGGAGGTCGGCTACTTCACCGTCGAGCACCAGCGCCTGCTGGAGCTGACCGCCTCCCGCATGGCCATCGCGGTTGAGAACGCCCGCCTCTACACCCGCGTCTCGCGCCAGGCCCAGACGCTGACGGTGCTACAGGAGATCTCCCGCGACATCACCAGCATCCTCGACCCCGACGACCTGCTCGAGCGCATCGGCTCGCTGATGAAGCGCGTCATCGACTTCCATATGTTCACCATCCTGCTCTGGAACCCGCGCACCGAGCAGTACGAGCACCGCTTCAGCACCCGTTACGGCGAGCGCGTCACCCGCCAGCGCACCATTCTGCCCGGCGAAGGCATCATCGGCACTGCCGCGCTCGAGCGCACGCCCATCCTCTCGCCCGACGTGCGCAAGGACCCGCGCTACCGCAACGAGAATCCCGAGACCCGCTCCGAGCTGGCCGCGCCGCTGCTCTACAAGGGCAACGTCATCGGCGTCATCGACCTTGAGCACACGCGCGTCAACTACTACAACGAGGACCACCAGCGCACCCTCACCACGCTGGCCGCGCAGGTTGCCATCTCCATCGCCAACGCGCGGCTCTACCAGCGGCTGGCCGAAGAAGAGCACCGCATGGAGCGCGACCTCGACATGGCCCGCGAGGTCCAGCTTCGTCTGCTCCCCAGCGCCCCGCCGCGCCCCGCCCACGCCGAGATCGCCGCCAGCTTCCAGCCCGCTCGCTCCATCGGCGGCGACCTCTACGACTTCCTCGACTACGGCCCCGCTACCAGCCTCGACGCCGACTCGCAGAGCCTGGCCAACCCCATTCTGCTTCCGGCTGATGCTCCGGCTCCCATGCGCACCACGCTAGCCATCGGCGACGTCTCCGGCAAAGCCGCACCCGCCGCTCTTTACGCCGCGCTGGTCAGCGGCATCCTGCGCTCACTGACGCCCCAGCGCCTGCTGCCCTCCGCCCTGCTCAAGGCACTGAACGACGCATTGCAGGAGCGCAAGCTCGACTCCCAGTACGTCACCATGCTCATCGCGCTGTGGAACGACGCCGACCGCACCCTCCGCGTAGCCAACGCCGGATCGGTGCAACCGCTCCACGTCACCCGCGGCAACTCCGCCACAGACGCGCTCGAGATCCGCACCATCTGCGCCGAGGGATTTCCGCTGGGACTCTTCCCTGGAGCTACCTACGACGAGCTGACGATCCAGACCCAGCCCGGCGACCTGCTGGTCTTCTTCTCGGACGGCATCGTCGACGCCACCAACGGCCACGGCGAGATGTTCTCGAGCGAGCGCTTGGCCACGCTGCTGGCGCACCACCCCACCGCACACCAGAGTGCCCAGCAGGCCGTCGACGCCATATTGGAAGCAGTCCACACTTTCCGCGCAGGCACCGAGCACTTCGACGACGAGACCATCGTGGTCCTCAAGGTCACCTAGCCACACGCGTAGCGTCCAAGACCGCACGAAGTGCCGCCCGCCCGGCGCAAGAGCTCACTTGCTACTGCATATTTGTCGTCATTCAGGAGCGAAGAGGAGGAATGACGAACAAAAACAGGCAACAGTAAATGCGCAGTGTCTCGAGGTATGTCTTGACGGCAAAATACCAAGGTTTCTTGAGTAGTGCCTCAGTTTGAAATTGCAGTCCAAACAATCGCGCAGTTGGGGTCTAGCAACCGCTTTGCGGTTTGATCTGCGATCTGCTGAGCTTTTTCAACTGTTGGCCAGATACCAGCCCCATTGAACCCTCTATCCCCAGCGCCCGTATCCCGCACCATAAGGCCAATTCCGTCGTTCCAATTTCCCACCTTGAAATCGAACGCACCCAATGATGTTTCGGCGTGACCAGTCATCAGCACTTTATGCATGGCATTAGTTTGCCAGAACCTCTATTCCCGCGTAACTCAAGTCGTTGATCTGATGATGCTGGTTGCCGTTATCTCGTTCTGCATTGCCCAATTCAAAGCAGAGGAGCTGGGGATTTTTGCTTCCCCAACCCACCCCATCAATTCCCGCAAAGCTCCTTGAGATGGCTGAAGAACTCCGGAAACGAGATCCCGGCAGCCTCAGCCCCGTCAATCTCCGTCTCCCCTTCAGCCCGCAGAGCAGCAATGGCAAAGGCCATCGCAATCCGGTGATCGGAGCCCGAATCAATCGTGGCCCCATGCAGCTTCTGCCCGCCGGGAATATCCAGACCATCCTCATGCTCAGTGAAGGTCGCCCCCATAGCCCGCAGGTTACGCGCCACCAAGTCGATGCGGTCCGACTCCTTGACCCGCAGCTCCTTCGCATCGCGAATCAAAATCCCATGCTGGGTATAAGGAGCAATCGCAGCCAGCACCGGCAGCTCATCGATCAACTGAGCCGTCAGCGCACCCGATATCTCAAGCTGCCCCTTAGTGACAGGCGCACCCGTGTTCACCTGGATCGTCCCCATCAGCTCGCCGTGCTTCTCTTCCACATTGAGCACGCGGATCTTGCCGCCGAGCAGCGTCACCACATCGAGCAGCGCCGAGCGCGTCGGGTTCATCCCTAGCGAGTCCAGAATCAGGTTTGCATCGGGAAAGAGCAGCGCCGCGCACAGGAAAAACGCAGCCGAAGAGAGATCCCCCGGAACCGTCGCCTCGATAGCCGTGAGCTTCTGCCCCCCGGCGATAAAGAGCCGATCATCCTTACGCGTAAGCGTGGCCCCAAAGGCCCGCAGCGCGTGCTCGGAGTGGTCGCGCGTCCGGATCGACTCGGCCAGCGAGGTCGTTCCCTCAGCCTGAAATCCGGCGAAGAGAACCGCCGTCTTCACCTGCGCGCTGGGGATCGGCGTCTCAAAATCAATCGCCTTCAGAGGCCCACCGTGAATCGTGATCGGCGCATGGCCCTCCACCAGATCCATCTTCGCCCCCATCGCCGAGAGCGGCTTGCGAATCCGCTCCATCGGCCGCAGCGTCAGCGAGTGATCGCCGATCAGCGTAAAGGTGTGCGGGTGCGGCGCGATCAGGCCAGAGAGCATCCGCATCGTCGAGCCGGAGTTGCCGCAGTCGAGCGCCACGGTCGGCTGATGGAACTGCCCGCCGGTGCCCGTGACTTCAATGTGAGTGCCCTTGTCTTCGACCTTAGCCCCCAGCGCGGCCATGCAGGCCAGCGAGCTGTGCGGATCGGCTCCGGTGGAGAAGTTCGAGAGACGCGTGGTGCCCTCGGCGAGGCCGGCGAGCATAGCGTAGCGGTGAGAGATGGACTTGTCGCCGGGAAGAAGCAGCGAGCCTTGCAGGGTGCGTGCGGGACGGACGATCTGGGTTGCCATTGCTTCTATTCTAGGCGACGCGTTCAGGAAAATCTCAAGACCAAAGCATGACTACTTTTATCGGCACGTATCTTCACATCTTGTAGCGACCGGTATCTTCATCATTTAAGTTCTCCAGCCACCGCCGCAGCTCATCTGCATTCACGTTCGTGCCGGTCTCATTGGCGCTCTGCCGCGACCGCTCCAGCACACGCCGACTCACATAGATCGGGCAGTCCCAACGCAGCGCCATCGCAATCGCATCGGAGGGACGCGCATCGAGCGTCACCAGCTCTTCTTCCTGCAGCATCCAGATCGTCGCAAAGAACGTGTCCTCCCGCAGGTCCGAGACCACCACCTTGGTCACCGTCGCGTTCAGCCCGCGCGCCAGGTTCCGCAGCAGATCATGCGTCATCGGCCGCGGCGTCGTCGTCTTCTCCAACTCCAGCGCAATCGCATTGGCCTCGAAGACCCCGACCCAGATCGGCAGCACCGTATCGCCCGCAATATCCTTCAGCACGACGATCGGCATATTCGTCACCGGGTCCAGCATCAACCCGCGAATCTGAACCTCGATCTCGGACTCTGGAATCACCGCGCTCATATAGCCTCGGCCAGCAGGCTGTTGGGGAAGGTCTGGGTCACGCGCACGGTCTGGTAGCTGCCGAGCGCCGGAAAGATCAACTGCGACGTGGTGAAGTTGACGGTCTTGTTCTGGCTGCTGCGTCCCACCACCTGGTTCCGCTGGCGGTTATGGCCTTCGACCATCACCTCCATCACCTCGCCCAGATGCCGTTCGTAGTTCACCCGCTGAATCTCCC
This is a stretch of genomic DNA from Granulicella sp. WH15. It encodes these proteins:
- a CDS encoding UDP-N-acetylmuramate dehydrogenase, with protein sequence MHLERNVSLAPYTTLRIGGPARFYTRVTTYAELIEALGFARAEGLPSFLLGGGSNLLVADEGYPGLVIHLGLAGDTVVDGELHEVAAGTEWDSFVRGACELGYSGVECLAGIPGLAGGTPVQNVGAYGQEVAQTIARVTALDLETLATVSFANSECRFAYRQSLFNSTHRNRYIVTAVRFRLSPEGRPNLTYADLKQHFGDARPAPLEVYEAVRGIRRSKGMLLVEDDPDSRSAGSFFKNPVIPVGQLEGIAKAAGVASVPNWPSGVENAKLPAAWLLDQAGFHKGFALGEVGISSRHTLALINRTGRATCVDILRLRDAIVAEVQGRFGIRLEQEPVYLA
- a CDS encoding DPP IV N-terminal domain-containing protein, producing the protein MAHFLPARYLRRTILLALVCTFVLHSPLSAQDGFKTETQSGNAERIRVAVANFKPGSADPANGSLKQTFDTTLFADLTNAGIFDIVSKSLAPNVTPGSPNEMSLGQWGAPPSAAAMVAFGALGVNGGRLAVNGYLFDVKNTQFPQVLAKQYAEDATEDNARQIAHRFADEIIFRLGGGVPGIAETKIYYVHGAVGDKEIWEMDYDGANQHAITHLGTISISPRVSPDNSRLAFSSLSKYGFQIKMYSLLLGRMVNFPSADGTNVSPAWAPNGKELAFSSSRTGDPEIWISDVNGALGRRVTSFKGPDASPVYNPRTGSQIAWISGRTGLPQLYVMDTDGSAIQRMTDGGYVSSPSWSPNGQFLAFAWNRKYGPGAPGGQDIYVMEIATKRWIQLTHDSGECDFPSWSPDGRHIVFSNDHKIWTMLADGTERHALTGPGADMPNWSWK
- a CDS encoding OmpA family protein, which codes for MNMTHPSLRKAFLLATTAAALTLATGCHKKASGIDPNSLGPAPAASAPAPTATLTADPSAIDLGGSVVLNWRTTNASAVTIEGIGPVNVNGTQTVSPSNSTNFHLIAKGDGGTTEANVRVTVRVPVAPVASTTAGAGDMGSDAAFHAAVQDVFFDYDSYDLRPDAQTNAAQASAYLVAHPNIKIIIGGYCDSRGSAEYNLALGENRANAAKTALVNAGVAPGRIRVVSYGKEKQFCTEENESCWQENRRAQFSLDR
- a CDS encoding tetratricopeptide repeat protein; the protein is MNRALRLSSALVLTSALILAPKPAFAVNKDMIQLQTQVQQLQDAVARLQQSNDERMGVLKDLVQQSADSVNRMGLSVDTLQKQLAAREGADGTKIDQVSGQIQSLNDSLDELKARMVRLEKIMQDVQSQQQSMNAPQPIGGGPAAAPASAPPAAIDAPAPDATRTPAPVVRALPPSAPTSDAPPVEDLYKAALGDYMSAKYALATSEFGDLIKAYPDNTLSGNAWYYLGEMEYRAGRYAVAAKNYDHVIEQFPDNNKVPAAHLHKSSALMQLKQNDAGIREMRTLIQRFPNSPEAMQARSRLNGMGVPIRPRA
- a CDS encoding dihydrodipicolinate synthase family protein produces the protein MLLEGIHLPITTPFYPDGRLNLRKLEQNVERYSRTPVAGLLVLGTSGEGSSLTDAEAGSVLTAAIGAAASHKVMLANVGRNSVSATLELAAVAAEVEYDAVAVAAPALSLSRLETLTYFQAVADRSLLPVVMLSEAGRELTVEMIAELAGHPAILGVIDHAAVGDRLAAMVEATREVSREVTVTTVFAAATGRMLKPQTTGGSFVSAESLGGGTAVVAAPAAPALKTRTKRVGFQILGGSTAGMLDALTSGAVGAVPRFGACAPQACYEVFQAWKDDDLPLSAEKQERLRAVAAVMEGTEGIAAIKFGCDLNAYFGGLPRLPLLGPTGSERTRIEQLMAALHN
- a CDS encoding lipoprotein, whose product is MRKTPIVLASAALLLTACSTKQKPSSENFLAALNAYLADHPDCLLDSSIRFPYETGDPLQIRQLDALVGAQILTAAREPIIHVTRYTMTDTGQRVGAHLCYGHRLATAIVSSTPPTQVDGFTETQVVYRYEMQEAPIWAKGTAVQAVYPKLAEALSGNATAKKALALTGVGWKVPD
- a CDS encoding amidohydrolase family protein → MRFNRRAFVGSMVSVAAMRLLRAQTPSHERSPEWGSPVIDCHFHPRPTLAANLAHLNGSGCQAAYLLTRLQSADDARRFMAQEPARFHGYSVSTDVSAPDAVKLLTAAVQAGAHGFGEVKYHVEADGPEMRRLYAAAAELGVPITIHFQEVPHTPTEGLFNTGFKRFDKILKAYPKTTFVGHCDAFWANVSADYRNEEAYPRKPIVRGGITDRWLSDYPNLFADLSANSGNNALTRDPSFTAGFLSRHRTKLFFGSDCSCADGHGAGISQAGNPAAARLAGKCVARETLTTLKANTTPELFRTLVWENGHRVYQLMRG
- the deoC gene encoding deoxyribose-phosphate aldolase; translation: MSSASPLAQDPTGYNAAVFAESALSSPAALAAVLDHTLLKPDATRDQVLALCAEAAEHRFACAMVNPTWVSTAVHALEGTGVPVGVVIGFPLGATLSSSKRDEAVRVLKLGAHDVDMVLNIGLLKSGEVADYEAVKQDIRGVVELAHAQGAIVKVILETCLLTFEEKLRAAELALSAGADFLKTSTGFSTGGATVDDIQLLRGAAGIRAGVKASGGIRSLADARAMLFAGATRIGASASVKIIGELSGNSPAAPTSNGY